A stretch of Enterobacter cloacae complex sp. ECNIH7 DNA encodes these proteins:
- the hpxX gene encoding oxalurate catabolism protein HpxX, which produces MTTQQPDWQAYLAQMESVLDVTLDDARRAELQVQFSRIASMAAPLMALPLDDRLEIAGVYKA; this is translated from the coding sequence ATGACGACACAACAACCCGACTGGCAGGCGTATCTGGCGCAAATGGAGTCCGTGCTCGACGTGACGCTGGACGATGCCCGCCGCGCCGAGCTGCAGGTGCAGTTCAGCCGCATTGCAAGCATGGCCGCCCCGCTGATGGCGCTGCCGCTCGATGACCGTCTGGAGATCGCAGGAGTGTACAAAGCATGA
- a CDS encoding AtzE family amidohydrolase encodes MRLHEMSISAIQHALGAGELSAREIARQTLEAIARVNPQIGAWTAVTEARMLAEAESIDTLRREKRSLPPLAGVPYAVKNLFDVAGHTTLAGAELFSQRPAAAADSFAVRQLRSAGGLLTGMVNMDAYAYGFTTENSHYGTTRNPHDLARIAGGSSGGSAAAVAAGLVHFSLGTDTNGSIRVPASLCGIYGLKPTFGRLSRSGSHPFVASLDHIGPFARRVCDLASVYDALQGRDSSDAFQAESSREQTRPLIDRGLDGLRCAVLGGYFTTWCDADARDAVARVAKALDVQDELQFPDAELARSAAFIISASEGGNQYLPALRREPERFEPHSRERLLAGAMIPSAWYIQAQRFRAHARQAFKTLFAQADVLIAPATPRSATLAGEQTMEINGQPLPIRASMGMLTQPISFLGLPVTTVPLRTAQGAPIGLQLIAAPFNEQACLRVARVLEESGIADARPAEVAA; translated from the coding sequence ATGAGGCTACACGAGATGAGTATCAGCGCGATCCAGCATGCGCTGGGCGCGGGCGAGCTGAGCGCTCGCGAGATTGCCCGCCAGACGCTGGAGGCGATTGCGCGCGTTAACCCGCAGATCGGCGCCTGGACCGCCGTGACGGAAGCACGCATGCTCGCCGAGGCCGAGAGCATCGATACCCTGCGTCGCGAAAAGCGCTCCCTGCCGCCGCTGGCGGGCGTACCCTACGCGGTAAAAAACCTGTTCGACGTTGCCGGCCACACCACCCTTGCCGGGGCAGAGCTGTTCAGCCAGCGCCCCGCCGCGGCCGCTGACAGCTTCGCGGTGCGCCAGCTGCGCAGCGCGGGCGGGCTGCTGACCGGGATGGTGAACATGGACGCCTACGCCTACGGCTTCACGACCGAAAACAGCCACTACGGCACGACGCGTAACCCGCACGATCTGGCACGCATTGCGGGCGGCTCGTCCGGCGGCTCGGCCGCCGCCGTGGCCGCCGGGCTGGTGCATTTTTCGCTCGGCACCGACACCAACGGCTCGATTCGCGTTCCGGCCTCCCTGTGCGGCATCTACGGCCTGAAGCCCACGTTTGGCCGCCTGTCACGATCCGGCAGCCATCCGTTTGTCGCGAGCCTCGATCATATCGGCCCCTTTGCCCGCCGCGTCTGCGATCTGGCGTCCGTATACGATGCGCTGCAGGGCCGTGACAGCAGCGACGCTTTTCAGGCAGAGAGCTCGCGCGAGCAGACGCGTCCCCTGATCGACCGCGGGCTTGACGGCCTGCGCTGCGCGGTGCTCGGCGGCTACTTCACCACCTGGTGCGACGCGGATGCCAGAGACGCCGTGGCGCGGGTGGCGAAGGCGCTCGACGTGCAGGATGAGCTGCAGTTCCCTGATGCCGAACTGGCGCGCTCCGCGGCGTTTATCATCAGCGCCTCCGAAGGGGGAAATCAGTACCTGCCCGCGCTTCGCCGCGAGCCCGAGCGGTTTGAGCCGCACTCCCGGGAACGCCTGCTGGCAGGCGCAATGATCCCCTCCGCCTGGTACATTCAGGCCCAGCGGTTTCGCGCGCACGCCCGGCAGGCGTTTAAAACCCTGTTCGCGCAGGCCGACGTGCTGATCGCTCCGGCGACGCCGCGCAGCGCCACGCTCGCGGGTGAGCAGACCATGGAGATTAACGGTCAGCCGCTCCCCATTCGCGCCAGCATGGGGATGCTGACCCAGCCGATTTCGTTTCTGGGCCTGCCCGTGACCACCGTTCCGCTGCGCACCGCCCAGGGTGCGCCGATTGGCCTGCAGCTAATTGCCGCGCCGTTTAACGAGCAGGCCTGCCTGCGCGTAGCGCGCGTGCTGGAAGAGAGTGGGATCGCCGACGCGCGTCCGGCGGAGGTGGCCGCATGA
- the hpxU gene encoding MurR/RpiR family transcriptional regulator HpxU, translating into MEQLDERLKAQYPSLSPQEQRVADFIFDHFDDLISYNSAELAQLSGVSKATVSRLFKRLGYEKYKDMRDELRTLRQSGMPLTDNRDAVQGNTLLARHYKQEMANLTQWVNALDAQQFADAMACMVKARRIVIIGMRNAYPAALHLRQQLLQARGQVLVLPQPGQSLGEELVDLTPDDLVVMMAFRRRPRIIRPLMQQLQSSGIPVLLMCEPQAHSLFPLASWQLCAPLDSVSAYDSYSSVNSLINLLANAFLHEILDKGRPRIHEIASLYQQLDELEQR; encoded by the coding sequence ATGGAACAACTGGATGAACGTCTGAAAGCACAGTACCCGTCGCTGTCGCCGCAGGAGCAGCGGGTGGCGGACTTTATTTTCGACCATTTTGACGACCTGATTAGCTACAACAGCGCCGAGCTGGCGCAGCTGAGCGGGGTGTCGAAAGCCACGGTCAGCCGTCTGTTTAAGCGTCTGGGCTATGAGAAATACAAGGACATGCGCGACGAGCTGCGCACCCTGCGCCAGAGCGGGATGCCGCTCACCGATAACCGCGACGCGGTGCAGGGCAATACGCTGCTGGCGCGCCACTATAAGCAGGAGATGGCGAACCTGACCCAGTGGGTCAATGCCCTCGACGCGCAGCAGTTTGCCGACGCCATGGCCTGCATGGTGAAGGCGCGGCGCATCGTCATTATCGGCATGCGTAACGCCTATCCGGCGGCGCTGCACCTGCGCCAGCAGCTGCTGCAGGCGCGCGGTCAGGTGCTGGTTCTGCCGCAGCCGGGGCAGAGCCTGGGCGAGGAGCTGGTGGATTTAACGCCGGACGATCTGGTGGTCATGATGGCCTTTCGCCGCCGCCCGCGCATCATCCGCCCGCTGATGCAGCAGCTTCAGAGCAGCGGTATTCCGGTGCTGCTGATGTGCGAGCCGCAGGCGCACAGCCTGTTTCCGCTGGCGAGCTGGCAGCTCTGCGCCCCGCTGGACAGCGTCTCGGCCTATGACAGCTACTCCTCGGTCAACAGCCTGATCAACCTGCTGGCAAACGCCTTCCTGCATGAAATTCTCGATAAAGGCCGTCCGCGCATTCACGAAATTGCCTCCCTCTACCAGCAGCTGGACGAACTCGAACAACGATAA
- a CDS encoding amino acid ABC transporter permease: MTTFTDWDIIRNLLLAGRWTVLLSLVAFVGGAAVTLPLLLLRLTGGRTVRRIIRGYIELFQGTPLLMQLFLAFFGVALFGIDVSPWTAASLALTFYTSAFLLDIWFGSIRALPKGQWEASRCLGLTFGQTLFRVVAPQALRIGIAPTVGFAVQVIKGTALASIIGFIELTKAGTMLTNVTYQPFKVFALVALGYFILCYPLSRYSRYLETKFNASHHH, from the coding sequence ATGACCACCTTTACCGACTGGGACATTATTCGCAACCTGCTGCTGGCCGGACGCTGGACGGTGCTGCTGTCGCTGGTGGCGTTTGTCGGCGGGGCGGCGGTGACGCTGCCGCTCCTGCTGCTGCGCCTGACGGGCGGGCGCACGGTCAGGCGCATCATCCGCGGCTATATTGAGCTGTTTCAGGGCACGCCGCTGCTGATGCAGCTGTTCCTGGCCTTCTTCGGCGTGGCGCTGTTCGGCATCGACGTTTCGCCGTGGACCGCCGCCTCGCTGGCGCTCACCTTCTACACCAGCGCGTTTCTGCTCGATATCTGGTTTGGCAGCATTCGCGCCCTGCCGAAAGGGCAGTGGGAAGCGTCGCGCTGTCTGGGGCTGACCTTCGGCCAGACCCTGTTTCGCGTCGTCGCCCCGCAGGCGCTGCGCATCGGCATCGCCCCGACGGTCGGCTTTGCCGTTCAGGTGATCAAGGGCACCGCGCTGGCGTCGATCATCGGCTTTATTGAGCTGACCAAGGCCGGGACCATGCTGACCAACGTGACGTATCAGCCGTTTAAGGTCTTTGCGCTGGTGGCGCTCGGCTACTTTATTCTGTGTTATCCGCTGTCGCGCTACAGCCGCTATCTGGAGACGAAATTCAATGCCTCTCATCACCATTAA
- a CDS encoding amino acid ABC transporter permease, translating into MTEQLHFSALWPHWPELLAGLWVTVQLTVMATVGGLAIGIFGAAIRSGRKTWFSRIWGGYVEIIRNTPFVVQLFFIVFGLPNLGLKMTAGEAALLAMVVNLGAYSTEIIRAGIQVTPKGQWEAGRVLGLTRLQTFIRVVLPPALQRIYPALVSQCIIVMLGSSVVSQVSYEELTFAANLIQSRTFLSFEVYLVTTGIYLALSITLRQLMMAAGRKWLGVQA; encoded by the coding sequence ATGACTGAGCAACTTCATTTCTCCGCGCTCTGGCCGCACTGGCCGGAGCTGCTGGCGGGGCTATGGGTCACCGTTCAGCTGACGGTGATGGCCACCGTCGGCGGGCTGGCGATAGGGATTTTCGGGGCGGCGATCCGCAGCGGACGCAAAACCTGGTTCAGCCGGATCTGGGGCGGCTACGTGGAAATTATCCGCAACACGCCGTTTGTGGTGCAGCTGTTTTTCATCGTCTTCGGCCTGCCGAATCTCGGGCTGAAGATGACGGCCGGGGAAGCGGCGCTGCTGGCCATGGTGGTGAACCTGGGCGCCTACAGCACAGAGATTATCCGCGCGGGCATTCAGGTCACGCCGAAAGGGCAGTGGGAGGCCGGACGCGTGCTGGGGCTGACCCGCCTGCAGACCTTTATTCGCGTGGTGCTGCCGCCCGCGCTGCAGCGCATTTACCCGGCGCTGGTGAGCCAGTGCATCATCGTGATGCTCGGCTCGTCGGTGGTGTCGCAGGTCTCGTATGAAGAGCTGACCTTCGCCGCCAACCTGATCCAGTCCAGAACGTTTCTGAGCTTTGAGGTTTATCTGGTGACAACCGGGATTTACTTAGCGCTGTCGATTACCCTGCGCCAGCTGATGATGGCGGCAGGACGCAAATGGCTGGGGGTGCAGGCATGA
- a CDS encoding amino acid ABC transporter ATP-binding protein, translated as MPLITINQVQKHYGDNHVLKGVDLDIDMGQVISIIGRSGSGKSTLLRCINGLEGYQDGSIKLGGMTITDRDSQAREISRSVGMVFQSFNLFPHMTALENVMLAPRRVLKKSAAECRELAKQMLEKVGLGDRLDYYPSSLSGGQQQRVAIARALAMSPKVLLCDEITSALDPELVGEVLKVLEQLAAEGMTLILVTHEMNFAREVGDRVVFMHQGKVWEQGDSKTLFANP; from the coding sequence ATGCCTCTCATCACCATTAATCAGGTGCAGAAGCACTACGGCGATAACCACGTGCTCAAGGGCGTCGATCTGGATATCGACATGGGCCAGGTGATCTCCATTATCGGGCGCAGCGGGTCGGGCAAAAGCACGCTGCTGCGCTGCATCAACGGCCTGGAAGGCTATCAGGACGGCAGCATCAAGCTGGGCGGCATGACCATTACCGATCGGGATTCCCAGGCGCGCGAAATCAGCCGCTCGGTCGGGATGGTGTTTCAGAGCTTCAACCTGTTCCCACACATGACGGCGCTGGAAAACGTGATGCTCGCCCCGCGTCGGGTGCTGAAGAAAAGCGCCGCCGAATGCCGCGAGCTGGCGAAGCAGATGCTGGAGAAAGTGGGCTTAGGCGATCGTCTGGATTACTACCCGTCGAGCCTCTCCGGCGGCCAGCAGCAGCGCGTGGCGATTGCCCGCGCGCTGGCGATGTCGCCTAAAGTTTTACTCTGCGACGAGATCACCTCCGCGCTCGACCCGGAGCTGGTGGGCGAAGTGCTCAAGGTGCTGGAGCAGCTGGCGGCCGAGGGGATGACGCTCATACTGGTTACCCATGAAATGAATTTTGCCCGCGAAGTGGGCGACCGCGTGGTGTTTATGCACCAGGGGAAAGTCTGGGAGCAGGGCGACAGCAAAACGCTGTTCGCCAACCCGTAG
- the hpxK gene encoding allantoate amidohydrolase encodes MSPAAERVMARADALAALSETPDALTRVYLSTQHLQANQLVGQWMSQVGMTVWQDSVGNICGRYEGAQEGAQAVLLGSHLDTVRNAGRYDGMLGVLTAIEVVDSLHQQGVHLAQAIEIVGFCDEEGTRFGITLLGSRGITGTWPQGWLEKADASGISVAQAMTLVGLDPARVLHAARCQEDFSAYLELHIEQGPCLEQEALALGVVEAINGARRLNCRFTGEAGHAGTVPMLHRRDALAAAAEWMVIIENATRQQGGNLVATVGELRCLPGAVNVIPGEVQLSLDIRGPQDAPLDRLLNDLLEHAQAIASRRGLDFSAEEFYRIAATPCDIHLQNVLGEAVTAVQGRSLSLPSGAGHDAIAIAERWPVGMLFVRCKGGVSHHPAESVMAEDVALAIEVFSRAVIQLADRVTPAPAYIARS; translated from the coding sequence ATGAGCCCGGCGGCAGAACGGGTGATGGCCCGCGCCGACGCGCTGGCCGCCCTCAGCGAAACCCCGGATGCGCTGACGAGGGTCTATCTCTCCACCCAGCATCTGCAGGCCAACCAGCTGGTGGGGCAGTGGATGAGCCAGGTGGGAATGACCGTCTGGCAGGACAGCGTGGGCAACATCTGTGGACGCTATGAGGGCGCGCAGGAAGGGGCGCAGGCGGTGCTGCTCGGCTCGCATCTCGATACCGTGCGCAATGCCGGGCGCTACGACGGCATGCTTGGGGTGCTCACCGCCATTGAGGTGGTGGACAGCCTGCACCAGCAGGGTGTGCATCTGGCGCAGGCCATCGAGATTGTCGGCTTTTGCGACGAAGAGGGAACCCGCTTCGGCATTACGCTGTTAGGCAGCCGGGGCATTACCGGCACCTGGCCGCAGGGCTGGCTGGAGAAAGCTGACGCCAGCGGAATCAGCGTGGCGCAGGCGATGACCCTGGTGGGGCTCGATCCTGCCCGCGTGCTGCATGCCGCGCGCTGTCAGGAGGATTTCAGCGCCTATCTGGAGCTGCATATTGAGCAGGGGCCATGCCTTGAGCAGGAGGCGCTCGCCCTTGGCGTGGTGGAAGCCATTAACGGCGCGCGCCGTCTGAACTGCCGCTTTACCGGCGAGGCCGGGCACGCGGGAACCGTACCGATGCTCCACCGCAGGGACGCGCTGGCCGCCGCCGCCGAGTGGATGGTTATCATTGAAAACGCTACCCGACAGCAGGGCGGCAACCTGGTAGCGACGGTTGGCGAGCTGCGCTGTCTGCCGGGGGCGGTGAACGTAATCCCCGGCGAGGTTCAGCTCTCGCTGGATATTCGCGGGCCGCAGGATGCGCCGCTTGATCGGTTGCTTAACGACCTGCTGGAACATGCCCAGGCGATCGCCTCGCGCCGCGGTCTGGACTTCAGCGCCGAGGAGTTTTACCGCATTGCCGCCACGCCGTGCGATATCCACCTGCAAAACGTGCTGGGGGAGGCCGTCACAGCGGTACAGGGGCGCTCGCTATCGCTGCCCAGCGGTGCGGGCCACGATGCGATTGCCATCGCGGAACGCTGGCCGGTCGGCATGCTGTTTGTGCGCTGCAAAGGGGGCGTCAGCCACCATCCGGCGGAATCGGTGATGGCTGAAGATGTCGCCCTGGCGATTGAGGTGTTTTCGCGAGCGGTGATCCAGCTGGCGGACCGCGTTACTCCAGCCCCAGCGTATATTGCGCGATCTTGA
- a CDS encoding transporter substrate-binding domain-containing protein, with the protein MKKLLIALAGAACLFTQLPAKADQLQDIEKRGTIRIAVPQDFPPFGSVGTDLQPQGYDIDMARYLAKQMKLKLQLVPVTSANRVPYLQTDKVDLVISSLGKNPEREKVIDFSRAYAPFFLGVFGPKGAELKDAAALSGKTIGVTRGAVEDMVLTGLAPKDADVKRYEDNNTTLSAYLSGQVQYVATGNLVVAAISRQNADKAPVPSFMLKDSPCFIGLKKNEPALKAKVDALIEQGIKDGTLNGLSEQWLKAPLPANLGA; encoded by the coding sequence ATGAAAAAATTGTTGATTGCACTGGCCGGGGCCGCATGTCTCTTCACACAGCTGCCGGCAAAGGCTGACCAGCTTCAGGATATCGAGAAGCGCGGCACCATCCGCATTGCCGTTCCGCAGGACTTCCCGCCGTTTGGCTCGGTGGGGACCGATCTGCAGCCGCAGGGCTATGACATCGACATGGCGCGCTATCTGGCCAAACAGATGAAGCTCAAGCTGCAGCTGGTGCCGGTGACCAGCGCCAACCGCGTGCCGTATCTGCAAACCGATAAGGTGGATCTGGTCATTTCAAGCCTCGGTAAAAACCCGGAGCGCGAGAAGGTGATCGACTTTAGCCGCGCTTACGCGCCGTTCTTCCTCGGCGTGTTTGGTCCGAAAGGCGCCGAGCTGAAAGATGCCGCCGCGCTGAGCGGAAAAACCATCGGCGTGACGCGCGGGGCGGTGGAGGACATGGTGCTGACCGGCCTGGCGCCGAAAGACGCGGACGTGAAGCGCTACGAGGATAACAACACCACGCTCTCCGCCTACCTCTCCGGACAGGTGCAGTACGTGGCAACCGGCAACCTCGTGGTGGCGGCCATTTCGCGCCAGAACGCGGATAAAGCCCCGGTGCCGAGCTTTATGCTGAAAGATTCGCCGTGCTTTATTGGCCTGAAGAAAAACGAACCGGCCCTGAAGGCAAAGGTGGATGCGCTGATTGAGCAGGGCATCAAGGACGGCACGCTGAACGGCCTGTCCGAGCAATGGCTGAAGGCCCCGCTGCCGGCAAACCTTGGCGCCTGA
- a CDS encoding pyridoxal-phosphate-dependent aminotransferase family protein, giving the protein MDIARFPQINPPQRLLMGPGPINADPRVLRAMSSQLIGQYDPAMTHYMNEVMALYRGVFRTENHWTMLVDGTSRAGIEAILVSAIRPGDKVLVPVFGRFGHLLCEIARRCRAEVHTIEVPWGEVFTPDQVEDAIKRIRPRLLLTVQGDTSTTMLQPLAELGAICRRYDVLFYTDATASLGGNALETDAWGLDAVSAGMQKCLGGPSGTSPITLSARMEEAIRRRKCVEEGIRTDAHRDGDEEMIYSNYFDLGMVMDYWGPERLNHHTEATTALFGARECARLILQEGLDNGIARHKLHGDALLKGIQAMGLETFGDLKHKMNNVLGVVIPQGVNGDQVRKLMLEDFGIEIGTSFGPLHGKVWRIGTMGYNARKDCVMTTLSALESVLNYLKFSTTQGAAMQAAWDHYRRETPQ; this is encoded by the coding sequence ATGGATATAGCACGCTTTCCGCAAATCAACCCGCCCCAGCGCCTGCTGATGGGGCCGGGCCCGATCAACGCCGACCCGCGCGTGCTGCGCGCCATGTCGAGCCAGCTGATCGGCCAGTACGATCCGGCCATGACCCACTACATGAACGAGGTGATGGCGCTCTATCGCGGGGTGTTCCGCACCGAGAACCACTGGACGATGCTGGTGGACGGCACCTCCCGCGCGGGAATTGAAGCCATTCTGGTCTCCGCCATCCGCCCGGGAGATAAGGTGCTGGTGCCGGTCTTTGGCCGCTTTGGTCATCTGCTGTGCGAAATTGCCCGCCGCTGCCGCGCGGAGGTGCATACCATCGAGGTGCCGTGGGGCGAGGTGTTTACCCCGGACCAGGTAGAGGATGCGATTAAGCGTATTCGTCCGCGCCTGCTGCTGACCGTGCAGGGCGACACCTCCACCACCATGCTGCAGCCGCTCGCCGAGCTGGGCGCGATCTGCCGCCGCTACGACGTGCTGTTCTACACCGACGCCACCGCGTCGCTCGGCGGCAACGCGCTGGAGACCGACGCCTGGGGGCTGGACGCCGTCTCGGCCGGGATGCAGAAGTGCCTCGGCGGCCCGTCGGGCACCTCGCCGATCACCCTGAGCGCGCGCATGGAGGAGGCGATCCGCCGCCGCAAATGCGTTGAGGAAGGCATCCGCACCGACGCCCACCGCGACGGCGACGAGGAGATGATCTACTCCAACTACTTCGATCTCGGCATGGTGATGGACTACTGGGGGCCGGAGCGTCTTAACCACCATACCGAAGCCACGACCGCGCTGTTTGGTGCCCGCGAGTGCGCGCGTCTGATCCTGCAGGAAGGGCTCGATAACGGCATCGCGCGCCATAAGCTGCACGGCGATGCGCTGCTGAAGGGCATTCAGGCGATGGGGCTGGAGACCTTTGGCGACCTGAAGCACAAGATGAACAACGTGCTGGGCGTGGTTATCCCGCAGGGCGTCAACGGCGACCAGGTGCGTAAGCTGATGCTGGAGGATTTCGGGATTGAAATCGGCACCTCGTTTGGCCCGCTGCACGGCAAAGTGTGGCGCATCGGCACCATGGGCTACAACGCGCGCAAAGACTGCGTGATGACCACCCTGAGCGCGCTGGAGTCGGTGCTGAACTACCTGAAATTCTCCACCACGCAGGGGGCCGCCATGCAGGCCGCGTGGGACCACTATCGCCGCGAGACGCCGCAATGA
- the hpxW gene encoding oxamate amidohydrolase, whose translation MQSNVSTHGMAVAPHHLASQSALAVLREGGSAIEAMVAAAATVAVVYPHMNGLGGDGFWLIVPPEGEPVAIDASGAAGSRATLAAYDGLAHIPHRGPRAALTVAGTVSGWDEALKVSREMTGKALPLARLLADAIDYAKNGTPVTASQAHATASKFDELKHIPGFAETWLVDGKPPEVGSRFYQPAMATTLTRLAEDGLDSFYRGPLAEVLAHGMETLGLPVTLADLRTHVARRTAPLRLQHQQGEIFNHAPPTQGLVSLAILGITDRLNMAEADDADTIHRIVEATKLAFGLRDAHITDPRELKTDIQGLLDPAALQALADRVDDGRAAPWGSGKGPGDTVWMGVMDSSGLAVSFIQSIYHEFGSGVVLPDTGIVWQNRGASFSLDPDSLLALAPGKQPFHTLNPAAARLKDGRVMVYGSMGGDGQPQTQAALFTRYAIQGVPLQESISRPRWLLGRTWGQTSDTLKLEGRFTAETVSRLQALGHEVEIFPDFSEAMGHAGAIVRHPNGLFEGAFDPRSNGAAAGF comes from the coding sequence ATGCAAAGTAATGTCTCCACGCACGGCATGGCCGTTGCGCCCCACCATCTTGCCAGCCAGAGCGCGCTGGCGGTACTGCGCGAAGGCGGCAGCGCGATAGAGGCGATGGTCGCCGCGGCGGCCACCGTTGCCGTGGTTTATCCGCACATGAACGGGCTGGGCGGCGATGGCTTCTGGCTTATCGTGCCGCCGGAAGGCGAACCTGTCGCCATTGATGCCAGCGGCGCGGCGGGATCGCGCGCAACGCTCGCCGCCTACGACGGGCTGGCGCATATTCCCCACCGCGGCCCCCGCGCGGCGCTGACCGTCGCCGGCACGGTGAGCGGCTGGGACGAGGCGCTGAAGGTCTCGCGCGAGATGACCGGCAAGGCGCTGCCGCTGGCCCGCCTGCTGGCCGACGCCATTGACTATGCGAAGAACGGCACGCCGGTCACGGCCTCGCAGGCCCATGCCACAGCCAGCAAATTCGACGAGCTGAAGCACATCCCCGGCTTCGCGGAAACCTGGCTGGTGGACGGCAAGCCGCCAGAGGTCGGGAGCCGCTTTTACCAGCCCGCCATGGCCACGACGTTGACGCGCCTGGCGGAGGACGGTCTGGACAGCTTTTACCGCGGCCCGCTGGCGGAAGTCCTGGCGCACGGCATGGAGACGCTGGGCCTGCCCGTGACGCTGGCCGATTTGCGCACGCACGTCGCCCGGCGCACCGCGCCGCTGAGGCTGCAGCATCAGCAGGGGGAGATCTTTAACCACGCCCCGCCGACGCAGGGACTGGTCTCGCTGGCGATACTCGGCATCACCGACCGCCTGAATATGGCGGAGGCCGACGACGCCGACACCATTCACCGCATCGTTGAAGCCACCAAGCTGGCCTTTGGCCTGCGCGATGCCCACATCACCGACCCGCGCGAGCTGAAAACCGATATTCAGGGTCTGCTGGATCCCGCCGCCCTGCAGGCGCTTGCCGACAGGGTTGACGACGGCCGCGCCGCGCCGTGGGGCAGCGGAAAAGGCCCCGGCGATACGGTGTGGATGGGAGTGATGGACAGCAGCGGGCTCGCCGTGTCGTTTATCCAGAGTATCTATCACGAGTTTGGCAGCGGCGTGGTGCTGCCCGACACCGGCATCGTCTGGCAGAATCGGGGGGCATCGTTCAGCCTCGATCCCGATAGTCTTCTGGCCCTCGCGCCGGGCAAGCAGCCCTTCCATACCCTGAACCCGGCGGCGGCGCGTCTTAAGGACGGGCGCGTGATGGTCTACGGATCGATGGGCGGCGACGGCCAGCCGCAAACCCAGGCCGCGCTCTTTACCCGCTACGCGATTCAGGGCGTGCCACTGCAGGAGAGCATTTCCCGCCCGCGCTGGCTGCTGGGGCGCACCTGGGGACAAACCTCGGACACGTTAAAGCTGGAAGGACGCTTTACCGCTGAGACGGTCTCACGGCTTCAGGCGCTTGGACACGAGGTGGAAATCTTCCCTGACTTCAGCGAAGCGATGGGCCACGCGGGCGCGATTGTCCGCCACCCCAACGGGCTGTTCGAAGGAGCATTTGACCCGCGCAGCAACGGCGCGGCCGCCGGATTCTGA
- the hpxZ gene encoding oxalurate catabolism protein HpxZ translates to MMNHDDINLPWVVAEVTAAFYRYEDALVSNNVAVLDELFWHDKNTVRLGAGENLYGIDEIRAFRAARPAAGLQRTLRHTVITTFGEDYAVCSTEFTREGTDRIGRQQQTWVRFAYGWRIVAAQVSLMV, encoded by the coding sequence ATGATGAATCACGATGACATTAACCTGCCGTGGGTAGTTGCCGAGGTGACCGCCGCGTTTTACCGCTATGAAGACGCGCTGGTGAGCAACAACGTTGCGGTGCTGGACGAGCTGTTCTGGCACGACAAAAACACGGTGCGTCTGGGAGCGGGTGAAAACCTGTATGGGATTGATGAAATCCGCGCCTTTCGCGCGGCGCGCCCCGCCGCCGGGCTGCAGCGGACGCTGCGTCACACCGTGATTACCACCTTCGGGGAGGATTATGCCGTGTGCAGCACCGAGTTTACCCGCGAGGGCACGGATCGCATTGGCCGCCAGCAGCAGACGTGGGTGCGGTTTGCCTACGGGTGGCGGATTGTGGCGGCGCAGGTGAGTTTGATGGTGTAA